In Salarias fasciatus chromosome 2, fSalaFa1.1, whole genome shotgun sequence, one genomic interval encodes:
- the prss23 gene encoding serine protease 23 produces MTPRESSVLTHLLLLIFLLLLLPVAPSVLHPPHLPTLVPHAPTPLTRSRFSARTQLDFTTHCNSTCLHRGELEEPREQLAQKLSFETLYADGSRTLTTVDVEEDGLGGEPPSYPSPRRGSGLRPRRRRVRRQIYGADGRFNIQGDNFLLDYPFSTAVRISTGCTGVLVSQQHVLTAAHCVHDGKDYVNGARKLRVGFLIPPSLNATNGTLASSKKPLVRWVRVKRTRVPKGWIQGPQEVSMDFDYALLELRWPHRRPFMRLSVAPSSDDLAGKRIHFSGFDSDRPGELVYRFCPVEEESSDLIYQHCDARPGASGSGVYGRVWDDGLERWERKVIGIFSGHQWLEIDGENRDYNVAVRITPLKFAQICYWVHGNRLDCIQD; encoded by the coding sequence ATGACGCCACGTGAGAGCTCCGTCTTgactcacctcctcctcctcatcttcctcctcctcctcctccccgtcgcCCCGTCCGTCCTCCACCCTCCGCACCTCCCCACGCTGGTCCCTCACGCACCGACGCCTCTCACGCGCTCCCGCTTCAGCGCCCGGACTCAGCTGGACTTCACCACCCACTGCAACTCCACCTGCCTGCACCGAGGGGAGCTGGAGGAACCCAGGGAGCAGCTCGCCCAGAAGCTGTCCTTTGAGACGCTGTATGCGGACGGCTCCCGCACCCTCACCACGGTGGACGTGGAGGAGGACGGGCTGGGAGGAGAGCCTCCGTCTTACCCTTCACCCAGGAGAGGCTCGGGATTGAGGCCCAGGCGCAGACGGGTGAGGCGGCAGATCTACGGCGCCGACGGTCGCTTCAACATCCAAGGCGAcaacttcctgttggattaCCCCTTCTCCACGGCGGTGCGGATCTCCACCGGCTGCACCGGGGTCCTGGTGTCCCAGCAGCACGTCCTCACGGCCGCCCACTGCGTGCACGACGGCAAGGATTATGTGAACGGGGCGCGGAAACTCAGAGTGGGCTTTCTGATTCCTCCGTCGCTCAACGCCACCAACGGCACCCTCGCCTCCTCCAAGAAGCCTCTGGTCCGCTGGGTGCGGGTCAAACGCACCCGTGTGCCGAAGGGATGGATCCAGGGTCCTCAGGAGGTCAGCATGGACTTCGACTACGCCCTGTTGGAGCTGCGTTGGCCTCACCGTCGTCCTTTCATGCGCCTTTCCGTGGCTCCGTCCTCCGACGATCTGGCAGGGAAGCGCATCCACTTCTCTGGGTTTGACAGCGACCGGCCCGGGGAGCTGGTCTACAGGTTCTGCCCCGTCGAAGAAGAGTCCAGCGACCTGATCTACCAGCACTGTGACGCCCGACCCGGGGCCAGCGGCTCTGGGGTGTACGGGCGGGTCTGGGACGACGGCTTGGAGCGCTGGGAGAGGAAGGTCATCGGGATTTTCTCCGGTCACCAGTGGTTGGAGATTGATGGGGAGAACCGAGATTACAACGTGGCCGTGCGCATCACCCCCCTGAAGTTCGCTCAGATCTGCTACTGGGTGCACGGAAACCGACTGGACTGCATTCAGGACTGA
- the cfl1 gene encoding cofilin-1 yields MASGVKVTDEVIAVFNDMKVRKAQANEEEKKRRKKAILFCLSKDLKNIVLDDGKEILLGDVGTTVPDPYESLVKMLPPDDCRYALYDATYETKETKKEDLVFIFWAPDSAPLKSKMIYASSKDAIKRKFEGIKHEWQVNGLEDLKDRHTLAEKLGGSSVVSLEGSPI; encoded by the exons ATG GCCTCCGGAGTGAAAGTCACAGATGAGGTCATCGCCGTCTTCAATGACATGAAGGTGCGCAAGGCCCAGGCcaacgaggaggagaagaagaggaggaagaaggccATCCTGTTCTGCCTCAGCAAGGACCTCAAAAATATCGTTCTGGACGACGGCAAAGAGATCCTCCTAGGTGACGTAGGAACCACCGTGCCAGATCCGTACGAGAGCCTGGTGAAGATGCTGCCCCCAGACGACTGCCGCTACGCCCTCTACGACGCCACCTACGAGaccaaagaaacaaagaaggaGGACCTGGTCTTCATTTTCTG GGCTCCAGACAGCGCTCCCCTGAAGAGCAAGATGATCTATGCCAGTTCAAAAGATGCTATCAAGAGGAAATTTGAGG gcATCAAACACGAGTGGCAGGTGAACGGTTTGGAGGATCTGAAAGACCGACACACCCTGGCAGAGAAGCTGGGCGGCTCATCAGTAGTCAGCCTGGAAGGATCCCCTATATAA